Sequence from the Paramagnetospirillum magnetotacticum MS-1 genome:
GCGCGGGCTTTTATCGCCCTGGGTTCCCGCCGCCTGCTGTTCCGCCGGTGTCAAGGAGACGCCGGTCATCAGCTTGCGCAGTGAATCGGTGTCCAGAATACCCAACGCCTCGGCCCGCTCGGCGGCGGTGATCCGCAGATCGGCGGCCATGGCCGGGTTGTCGGCGATGGCGTGCAGCATGGAGGGCGGCGCGTTGGCCACCGTGTCGGCAGGCAGCGGCAGCTTGGCGGCCTTGAAGGCGGCCAGATGCAGCGGCGTGGGATTGGGCAGCTTGTCCAGCTTGGCGGGCGGGGTGCCGCCCATGGCCTCGGCGGCGACGATGAAAGCGTGATCGGCGTCCTTGCGCTCGCGCATCATGTCCAGCGCCATGCCTGCTTCCAGGGTCTTGCCCGCTGAAATCTGGCAGAACACCGAAAGCCGGGGATCGAGCGGCCCGCCTTGGGCCATGACGGGGGCCTCGGCGCAGGCGGCCTTGGCATCGCCAGCCAGCAGCCAGGTATCCACCTTGAGGCGCGACAGGCCGGGCGAGGCCAGGGCGCCGGGCGCGGCCTTGAGAAGGGAGGACAGCCCATCGACCTCGCCCATGGCGAACAGGCGCTCGGCCCGCAGTTCCAGCAGCGAGGGGGACTGGCCGCGATTGCCCTCAGGCGCGGTGGCCGCCGACAGCAGCAGGCGCCGGGTCAGGGAATGGACGGCGCGTGATCCAGCTGCGGCGGGCAGGGAGGGCAGCACCTTGCGCACCAGGGCAGCCGGGGTGCCGTGCCACATGGCCATGCCGAGACCGCCCTGGGCCTCGTCGAGGACGCCGACGGCGTCGGGATCGGGCGCCTTCAGCTCCTCGACCTCGAAGCGGGGGCCGGGCTTGGCCGGGCCGCCGGGAAATTCGGCATGGGCGGCGGGCTGGGCGGGCGCAGCGGCGGGAAGTTCCGTCGGGGCCTCGGGCTTTTGCGCGCTTTCCGCGTTGGGCGAGGTCAGAACCAGCGGCTTTCCCGGCTGTTCCGCAAGGACGGGCGCCGCCAGGAAGACAGCGCCCAGGGCCAGAGCCAGGGCGTTAGCGCGGGAAACGGGCATCCGGTACGACCTTCTCGATCTTCGCCGACGGAGGGGGCGGGTCCCAGGTGGACAGGAACAATCCACCGCCGACGACGACGGCCAGCAGCAGGGCAATGAGAAGGCCGGCAATCTTGTTCATGGGGACCGGATGACCTCTGTAATGGCAACATTTCTGGACAGGACCGGTGGGGTGCGGCTAAAAGCGGCAGGGACGGCCCCATATGGGTTGGTGAGGGCAGTGTATCGGCCCCGGGGGGAACGATCAACGCCGGTACGCCGGTTTTTTTGAATAGTGGGAACGGGACGGACCTTGGATCAGGGTATGGCCGACGAACTGGCGAGACTGGCGCCGCTGCTTTCGGGGCGGATCGGGCGCACCGTTGTGCTGGTCGGCCTGATGGGCGCGGGCAAATCCTGCGTCGGCCGTCGCCTCGCCGCCCGCCTGGGGCTGGACTTCCAAGATTCCGACGCCGAGTTCGAAGCCGCCTCGGGCAGCACCATCAGCGATTATTTCGCCCGCTTCGGCGAGGCGGCTTTCAGAGTGGGCGAGCGCAAGGTGATCGCGCGGCTGCTGGACGGTCCGCCGGTGATTCTGGCCACGGGCGGCGGCGCCTTCGTCGATCCCGCCACCCGCCAGCGCATCAAGGACACCGGCACCTCGGTCTGGATCCGCGCCGATCTCGAGCTTTTGCTCAAGCGCACCGTGGGCCGCGACCATCGCCCGCTGCTCAAGCAGGGCGACCCCAGGGAAATTCTCGGCCGTCTGATGGGTGCGCGCTATCCCATCTACGCCGAAGCGGACATTATCGTGGACTCCACCGATGAAGTCCCCGAGGCCACTGTGATCCGTGTCATGGAGGGCCTGATCACCTATCTCGATCCGGAGAAGAATTCATGAGTGCCGCCGCTGAACAGGTCCTGGTTGAACTGGGCGAGCGCTCGTATCCCATCCATATCGGCCCTGGCCTGCTGGACCGGGCGGGCGAACTGGTCAAGCCGAAGATGAAGGGCGGCCGTGCCCTGGTGGTGACCGACGCCAATGTGGCGCCCCACTATCTTGAACGGGTGCAAAGAAGCCTGGCCGAGGCCGGGGTGACCACCATGCACACCGTCATGCCCGCTGGCGAGCAGACCAAGGACTTCAAGCATCTGGAAGCCTTGCTGGACGCCATGCTGGAAGCGCGCTCCGAGCGCGGCATCATGGTGGTGGCCTTAGGGGGAGGCGTGGTCGGCGACCTGACCGGATTCGCTGCCGCCATCTTGCTGCGCGGCGTGGATTTCGTGCAGATCCCCACCACCTTGCTGTCCCAGGTGGACAGTTCTGTGGGCGGCAAGACCGGCATCAATACCCGCCAGGGCAAGAATCTGATCGGCGCCTTCCACCAGCCCCGGCTGGTCCTGGCCGATACCCAGGTGCTCGACACCCTGCCGCGCCGTCAGGTGCTGGCCGGTTATGCCGAGGTGGTCAAATACGGGGTGATCGACGACGAGCCGTTCTTTGCCTGGCTGGAAGCCAACGGCGCCAAGGTGATCGATGGCGATCTGGAGGCGCGGGGCTATGCCGTCGCCGCCTCGTGCCGCGCCAAGGCCCGCATCGTCGGCGCCGATGAGCGGGAAGGCGGCGTGCGGGCGCTGCTCAATCTCGGCCACACATTCGGCCATGCCCTGGAGGCCGAGACCGGCTTTTCCGACGAGATGCTGCACGGCGAGGCGGTGGCCATCGGCATGGTGATGGCGCTGCGCCTCTCGGTTCGCTTGGGTCTGGCGCCCGCCGCCGATGCCGAACGGCTGGAGCGGCACTTGACGGCTGTTGGCCTGCCCACGACCCTGCCCAAGCCCCGGCTATGGGCGGTGGACCGGCTGATCCATCACATGTCGGGCGACAAGAAGGTCAAGGACGGCAAGGTCACCTTCGTCATGGCCAGGGGTATCGGCAAAAGCTTCCTTACCCGCGACGTTCCGGAGACCGATCTGGCCTCCATGTTGGCGGAGATGGCGGCGGGGAGGTAGTGTCATGGATGAGAATACGCTTTCGCTGATCGCTATCATTCTCCTCCAGGCGATGTCGGCCTTCTTCGCCGGGTCGGAAACAGCCTTGACCGCCGTGTCCAAGCCGGTGATGCATCAGTTGGAGATGGACGGCTCGCGCCGGGCTCTGCTGGTCAACCGCTTGACCGATAAGCGGGACCGCCTGATCGGTTCGCTCCTGCTCGGCAATAATATGGTCAATATCTTGGCCTCTTCCCTGGCCACTGGGGCGTTGGTCAGCATGTTCGGCGACGCTGGTATCGCCTATGCGACGGCTGGCATGACGGTCATCGTGGTGATCTTCGGTGAGGTGCTGCCCAAGACCTACGCCATCTACCACGCCAATCGCACAGCTCTGCTGGTTGCCGCTCCGGTTACCGGCGTGGTCTGGGCGCTGACGCCTTTCGTGCGGGCCATCGAAGCTGTGGTGCGTGGCGTGTTCCGCCTGTTTGGCGCCAGCTATGCCGCTTCGGTCACCTTGGAATCCTCCATGATGGAGCTGAAAGGCGCCATCGAGGTTCATGCTGGCGAGGACGAGGTGCGCGAGGAGCGGCGCATGCTGCGCTCGATCCTGGAACTGGGTGATGTGGAAGTCGGTCAGGTGATGACCCACCGGCGCGGCGTGGTCACCGTGGATGCCGGGCTGCCTGCCCCGGAAATCCTGGAACTGGTGGTCAACTCGCCCTTTTCCCGCGTGCCCCTGTGGAAAGACGATCCTGACAATATCGTCGGCGTGGTCCATGCCAAGGATCTATTGCGCGCCCTTCGCGCCCTGGAGGGGGAGGCGGACAATCTGGACGTGGTCGAACTGGCCTCGACTCCCTGGTTCATCCCCGATTCCACCACGCTGCTCGAACAGTTGCAGGCCTTCCGGTCGCGGCGCGAGCATTTCGCCCTGGTGGTGGATGAATACGGCACCCTGATGGGCGTGGTGACCCTGGAAGACATTCTGGAAGAGATCGTCGGCGACATCGTCGACGAACACGACGTGGCCGTGGCCGGGGTGCGGCCCCAGTCGGACGGGTCCTATATCGTCGATGGTTCGGTCACCATCCGCGATCTCAATCGTCAGTTCGAGTGGCGCCTGCCCGACGAAGAGGCCGCCACCATCGCCGGTCTGATCCTGCACGAAGCCCGGCAGATTCCCGATGTGGGCCAGGTGTTCCGCTTTTACGGCTTCCGCTTCGAGATCGCCCGGCGGCAACGCAACCAGATCACCTCCATCCGCGTGATGCCCCCGGCCCCGGCTGTTCAGGACTGACACCAAAACCCGATGAGCGGAACTCATCTGGATTTGGTTAGGCCCAAGGGGCCGCGCCGCTTATGCGGCGGGAGGCAAGGGCGCCCGCGTCCGCCCGCCGATTGAGGGCGATCCAGATGATCAGTTCCGATCATCTGGATTTGGTATGAGTGACCCCATTCACATCCCGTTAACTCCACATATGGTATTACAATCGGGTGACGGGGACGATTTGTTGTCGACAAGCCGACTCCGCGTTGGTTAAGGTTTCTGCGGGCTGTAATCGCGGACGGAGGAAGCTTCGTTGATTCGCTGCTTTGACCGAGCACCGGAAGGCTTTTCCGGACAAGGGCGTCCGCCGCAGGCGGGCCGCAGCGAAGTCTGCCCCTCATCTCCAGGGTCTCTCGTGTCGAGAGGCCCTTTTTTGTTGCCCCCTTTCCTCTGCCATTTCAAAGGAGTCCCAGATGGCCAAGCGCGCCACGCGGATTGCCGCGTCCAAGAATGAGCCGGTGGTAACCCTGTATCCCGACCAGGGTGGGTGGAGCCCGCTGGGCGAAGACGACCAGCATCGCGAGCAAAGCTATGTGCGCAAGGTCCGCCCCCAGGGCGACAATCAGCGCCGTCTGCTCAAGGCCATCGGCGACGGCAACCTGACCGTGGCCCTGGGACCGGCCGGAACGGGCAAGACCTATCTGGCCATCTCGGCGGCGGTGGAGGCCTTCGAGGAAGGCCGGGTGGCGCGCATCATGCTGTCGCGCCCGGCGGTGGAAGCCGGGGAATCCCTGGGCTTCCTTCCCGGTGACTTGCAAGAGAAGCTGGCGCCCTATCTGCGCCCCCTCTACGACGCTCTTTCGGACCGCCTGGGGGGCAAGCGGCTGCGCGCCCTGCTGGCCGACGGCTCCATCGAGATCGCGCCCATCGCCTATATGCGGGGACGCACGCTCAACAACGCCTTCATCGTCATCGACGAGGCGCAGAACTGCACCTATGGCCAGATCAAGATGTTGCTGACCCGGCTGGGATGGCATTCCACCATGGTCCTGACCGGCGACCCGGATCAAAGCGATTTGCTGCCCGGCATGTCGGGACTGGCCGATATCGCCGCCCGGCTTTCCGAACTGCCCGATGTGGCGGTGATCACGCTGGATGAAAAAGACATCGTCCGCCACCCGCTGGTGGCCAGCATGCTGACGGTGCTGTAGGCAAGAGGGGGGCGCGAAGGGGCTGGCCCCTTCGCGCCCCCCGTTCTCTCAGATGCCGCAAAGCTTGTGCGGGCCGATATCCAGGTGCAGATGGTCGGCGTGCAGGGCGTTGTGGTTGGGTGTGAGCACCACGTTGAAGTGCTCGCACGAGGCGCGCGCCACCGCTTGCAGGAATTCGCTTTTCTTGCCAGCGCCGCGCCAATCCTTCTTCACCGAGATCATGGTGCCGTCGGCCAGTTCGAAGCCGCCCACGTCGATGGCCTGGCCCTTGCCGTGTTCCGACAGACGGCCGCCGCGGCTGCCTGAATCGGCGGTGGCCACATTGGTTTCTGTGCGGCGCGTGCGGCAGTTATAGGTGCCCATGTGGTGAAGCTTGGCGACGCGTTGCCCCAGGATGCGCTGGGCGGCGGCCTGAACCACCTGGGTCTCGAAGCGGTCGACGGTGCGCGCCATGGAACACGACATCACGCCGGGCCGGTTCCAGGAGGCTTGAGAATCGGCGGTCACCTTGACCGGATTGGCGACGGAACACGATCCCGGCGTGCCGAACGGCGCCTGGGTCTCAAAGGCGACGCGGTGATCGCGCAGATCCTTCAGACAGGCGGAATCGGGATCGAGAATGGGAGGCGGCGCGGGCCGCGGTGGCGGCGATGAGCAGGCGCCGACCAAGAGCAGGGCAAGGATTGAAACAGTAAGACGATGGGGCAAGGTCGCGCACCGGCAAGACCAGAATTGGAATATCTAGCGGAATTCTGGGCTGAATGTCACGAAATATCGGGTGCATTCAAAATCAGGGCGCTGAATATTAATAAGAGGTTAACCGCGTGCCGTCCCGTGCTCAACGCAGACGCGCATCGCGCCGGATATCCAATTTGGGATGGCTATGCTATCCTTATTGTCCGTATTGCCGGACTGGAGGGAGCTGACCATGACCTTGCGAATCGCGTCAATTATGGCTGGGGCGTTGGCTCTGCTTGCCGCCGGGGGCGCCTCGGCCAAGGAACCGCCGGTCAGCTTTGCCGAGGATATTCTGCCCATTCTTCAGGTTCGTTGTTCCGTTTGCCATCAGAAGGGCGCCGAGGGCTTTGAGAAGAGCGGGTTCGACCTGACCAGTTATGAGGGCCTGATGAAGGGCACCAAGTTCGGGCCCATGGTGGTTGCTGGCGATCCGACGACCAGCAATCTGATGGTTCTGATCGACGGCCGCGCCGACAAGTCCATCCAGATGCCCCACGGCAAGAAGAAGCTGACCTCTTGCGACCGCGACCTTATCCGGCGCTGGATCAAGCAGGGCGCCCAGAACAACTGACGGGCGGGCAAAACCGCCGCCCGCCGCGGGCGGCGGTTTTGAACGGGCTCAGCCCAGCTTGACCGCCGTGCCGTTGGCCGAGACGATCAGCATGGTCTTGCCGTCGCCGCCGATGGTCTCGTAATCCAGGTCAACCGCAACCACCGCGTCGGCGCCCAGTTGGGCGGCCTGGGCCGTAAGATCGCCCAGGGCGGCCTCCTTGGCCTCGCGCAGGATGTTTTCGTAAGAGCCCGATCGGCCGCCGACGATGTCGCGCACGCTGGCCAGCATGTCGCGGAAGATATTGGTGCCCATGACGGCGTTGCCGCAGACGATGCCCAGATAGGCGGTGATGCGCTTGTCCTCGACGGAATCGGTGGTGGTGATGATCATCATTGCCTCGTGCTCTTGACCGCTTAGGCCGAGGTCATCACACTCCATCTCCCTTTGCCAGGAGAAAACCGCCATGACCGATCAGCCCGTCGCCATCGGGGTCGTCACCATCTCTGACCGCGCCAGCCGGGGGGTCTATGAGGACAAGGGCGGCCCGGCCATCATTGCCGAGATGAACCGCTTTCTGTCCACGCCCTGGCGGCCGGTGGCGCGCGTCGTCGAGGACGAGCAGGCGTTGATCGAGGCGACCTTGAAGGAACTGGCCGATGTGGAGGGCTGCTCCCTGATCGTCACCACGGGGGGCACCGGCCCGGCGCCCCGCGATGTGACGCCCGAGGCTACCGAAGCGGTCTGCGACAAGATGATGCCGGGTTTTGGCGAACTGATGCGCGCCGAGAGCCTGAAGGTGGTCCCCACCGCCATCCTGTCGCGCCAGACGGCGGGAATCCGTGGGAGGAGCCTGATCATCAACCTTCCGGGCAAGCCCTCGGCCATCGCCGATTGCCTGAATGCGGTGATGGCCGCGGTGCCCTATTGCATCGATCTGATCGGCGGCGCCTTCATCGACACCAATCCGGCGGTTTGCAAGGCCTTCCGGCCCAAGAAATAGAACATAAAGAGTCGGAAAGCGGGCGCCGGGCCGCCCCAATCCCGCTTTTCTCCGTATTTTCGTCTCGGGAAAAGTACACTGAGGCGAAGCCGAAGGACTTTTCCCGAAGGTCTAAGCCGGGAAGGTGACCGACACCACCGTTCCCTCGTCCACGAAGATGTGGGAGCGCCCGCCCAACTGGCGCGACAGGGCGCGGATCAGGCCGATGCCGATGCCACGGCCCGGCTTGTCGGGCATGCCGACCCCGTTGTCGCGGACCGTGAAGTGCCATTCGCCCGCTTCGCGCATCAGGGTGATCCAGATGGTGCCGCGCCGCCCGTCGGAAAAGGCGTGCTTCATGGCGTTGGACAAAACCTCGTTGGCCAGCATGCCGAGCGGCACGGCGCGCTCCAGATCAAGGATTCCTTCCACCTCGACCTCGACGGTGACGCCGCCCGGCGACGAGGAATAAGACCCGGCCAGAGCCTCGGCCAGCTTGCCGAAATAGGTGCCCAAATCCACATTGGAGGCTAGATTGCGTTCGTAAAGGGTCTGGTGCACCAGACCCATGGAATGGATGCGGTCCAGCGCGTCCTTCAGCGTCGCCTTCACCTTCTCGTCGGTGACGTGCAATGACTGCATGGTCAGCAGGCTGGAAATGACCTGAAGATTGTTCTTCACCCGGTGGTGGACTTCCTGGAAGAGAACGTCCTTTTCCGTCAGGGCATTGGTCAGCTCACGGGTGCGGCGTTCGCCTGTGGTCAGCAGCCGCGCCTCGTGCCGCAGGCTTTCGCTGGTGATGGCCGCCAGGATCAGCATCAGCGCCATGGCCGTGACGAACAACAGGGCATTGCGCCGGCTGCGGATTTCCCATTCGCGGAAAACCGCCTCGATGGGCGTGCCCGAGGCGACAACCATCTCCATATCCGTGAGATTGCGGAACGCCACCAGCCGCTCGATACCGTCCACGACCGAGGTGGACCGGAATACGCCAGCCTGTTCCCGGGCGAAATCGGTGAATGGCGCCTTGGTGGTGTCGAAGCGGGTAAAGGTGGCCTCGGGCAGGGGATAGCGGGCCACCAGGCCGCCATCCGTGTGCGAGACCAGGAAGATGGATCGCGGCTCGGGCTGCATGTCGCGATAAAAGCCGATGAAGTAGTCGGTGTTGATGGCGATCTCCGCCACGCCCCGGGGCCGCCCCCCGCCGCCGGGAATGGCCCGGCTGAAGATGATGACCCGTCCCTGGTCTCCGCGTCCGGGCACCACGGCACTCATCACCGTGTGGTCCGGGCGCTTCATGGCGCGGGTGAAATAGTCGCGCTGAATCGCATTGGCGGCAAACAGGCCCAGGCGGTCGATGGCCAGAACAGGGTCTCCGCGTTCGTCGTGAATGGCGGCGCCGACGCCGTGGGGCAGGCTGGTCAGGAGATTATCCAGCCACTCCCGATCCTTGCCCGAGGCTCTGAGATCCGCCAGCGGCCGATCGCCCAGATGGGCGATGACGGTGCCCAGATGGGCGTGGCTGGCGCCATGGGCCGCGCGCGTATGGGATTCCACCAGACGGGCCGACAGGCGGAGATTGGTGCTCCAATCGGCCAGGGTCGCCTGATAATCGAACCAGGTCAGGGTCGCCAGTCCGGCTATGCCGCCCAGTACCGCGATGGCGATGATCAGGGCCAGCAGCAGCCGGGGACGCGGCAATCGCGACGGCCGGGCGGCATCAGGCTCCTTTTCCCCGTAGCCGCCAGCCATGCTCACCTCATCCGGCGGCGGCCGCCCGCAGGCTCGGCCTCGTCATCGAACAGGGAGGTCAGCTGGCGCATCATGGTGCCGCCCAGTTCCTCGGCATCCATGATGGTGACGGCGCGGCGGTAATAGCGGGTGACGTCGTGGCCGATGCCGATGGCCACCAGTTCCACCGGCGAGCGGTTCTCGATGAAGGCGATGACGTCGCGCAGATGCTTTTCCAAAGTATTGCCGGGATTGGCCGACAAAGTGGAATCGTCCACCGGCGCGCCGTCCGAAATGACCATCAGGATGCGGCGCTGTTCCGAGCGCGAGATCAGGCGGTCATGGGCCCATAACAAGGCCTCGCCGTCGATATTCTCCTTCAAGATGCCTTCTCTGAGCATCAGGCCCAGATTGCGGCGCACGCGGCGCCACGGCGCGTCGGCGGCCTTGTAGACGATGTGGCGCAGATCGTTGAGGCGGCCGGGATTGGTGGGCTTGCCCTCGGCCTGCCACTTCTCGCGCGCACTTCCGCCCTTCCAGGCCCGTGTGGTGAAGCCCAGCACCTCAACCTTGACGCCGCAGCGTTCCAGGGTGCGGGCTAAGATATCGGCGCTCATGGCGGCCACGGTGATGGGCCGGCCGCGCATGGAACCGGAATTGTCAATGAGCAGGCTGACCACCGTATCGCGGAAATTGGTTTCCTTCTCGATCTTGAAGGACAGCGAGTGCATGGGATTGGCGACGATGCGGGCCAGACGCCCGGTGTCGAGCATACCCTCCTCCAGGTCGAAATCCCAATTGCGGGTCTGCTGGGCCATCAGCTTGCGCTGCAGGCGGTTGGCCAGTTTGGCCACCACGCCTTGCAGATGGGAAAGCTGCTGGTCCAACTGTCGGCGCAGGCGGTTCAGCTCTTCGGGTTCGCACAGATCCTCGGCGGTGACGATCTGGTCGTACTGGGTGGTGTAGGGCTTATAGGGCTGGTCCTGAAAGGCGCGCGAATTGGACAGCTGCTCTTGGGCTTGCTTGGACGGGCCGCCCGGTTCCTCGGTGCCCGAGCCGGTCAGCATCATTTCCTCACCGGAATCGCTGCCTTCGTCCTCGCCGCTGCCCTCGGAAGAGCCCGGAGCCTGGGTGTCGCCCTCCTGCTGCGGGCCCTGGCCCTCCTGCTCGCCTTCCTTTTCCTGGCCAGCGCCCTGGGCGTCCTGTTCCTGGCTGCTTTGCTCGGAATTTTCGGAATCCTCGGCTTCGGAGGCCTGATCGGTTCCGAAATCCAGGTCGCTCAGAAGTTTGTGCAGCCCCTTGGCGAAGGCCTCCTGATCGCGCAGCAGGTCCTTGAGGCTGTCCAGCGTGGGACCGGCCTTGGCCTTGACCTCGTCGCGCCACAGATCCACGGCCGTCCTGGCCGATGGCGGCGGCTCCAGCCCGGCGAAGATCTCGCGGGCGATCAGGCGCATGGCGTCGGCCAGGGGCACCTGTTCGCGCCTGACGGCACGGTCCAGGCCTTCGGCGCGGGCCTTGACCTCCAGCACTTCGGCGATATTGAGGGCGGCGCCGGGCATCAGCCGCGCCCCCAGGGCCTCGACGCGGGCCTGCTCGACCATGTCGTAGATCTTGCGGGCGTCGGGCAGCTGCGGCATGCGCCGCACATGCACCGTGTCGTCGTGATAACGCAATCTCAGCGCGATGGCGTCGGCGGTGCCGCGCAACCGGGCCAGATCGGCGGGCAGGATGGTCCGCGGCGGCGCGGGCAGCCGGATCTCGGTGCCGCGCACGCTGCCGTTTCCGGCGGCAAAGCCCACATCCAGATCATTATGGCCCGACATGGCCTTCAGCGTGGCGGCGGTGGTGCGGCGGATGGTGTCGCCGATGCTTTCGCCCCTGCCGCCGTCCAAGGCCTTCGCGTTCTGTGACACTATCCGGTCCGCCCTCAAGCCAGCATGCGGGCGGGCCCGTCGGGCAGGTCCGTGCCGAAGCAGCGCTGGTAATACTCGGCCAGGATGGGCCGCTCGACCTCGTCGCACTTGTTGAGGAAGGTCACGCGGAAGCCATAGGAATGGTCGCCGAAGATGCGGGTGTTCTCGGCCCAGGTGATCACCGTGCGCGGGCTCATCACCGTGGAGATGTCGCCGTTCATGAAGCCCTGGCGGGTGAGATCGGCCAGCATCACCATCTTGGAGACCAGATCGCGGCCCTCCGGCGTGTCGTAATCCTTGAGCTTGGCCACCACGATGGAACATTCATCGTCATGGGCCAGATAGTTCAAGGTGGCGACGATGTTCCAGCGGTCCATCTGGCCCTGATTGATCTGCTGCGTGCCGTGATAAAGGCCCGTCGTGTCGCCCAGACCCACCGTATTGGCGGTGGCGAACAGGCGGAAGGCGGCGTGGGGCCGGATCACCCGGTTCTGGTCGAGCAGCGTCAGGCGGCCTTCCACTTCCAGCACGCGCTGAATCACGAACATTACGTCGGGACGCCCGGCGTCGTATTCGTCGAAGACCAGGGCGCAGGGGTGCTGCAGCGCCCAGGGCAGCATGCCTTCGCGGAATTCGGTGATCTGCTTGCCGTCCTTGACCACGATGGCGTCCTTGCCGATCAGGTCGATACGGCTGACATGGCTATCCAGATTGACGCGGATG
This genomic interval carries:
- a CDS encoding PhoH family protein is translated as MAKRATRIAASKNEPVVTLYPDQGGWSPLGEDDQHREQSYVRKVRPQGDNQRRLLKAIGDGNLTVALGPAGTGKTYLAISAAVEAFEEGRVARIMLSRPAVEAGESLGFLPGDLQEKLAPYLRPLYDALSDRLGGKRLRALLADGSIEIAPIAYMRGRTLNNAFIVIDEAQNCTYGQIKMLLTRLGWHSTMVLTGDPDQSDLLPGMSGLADIAARLSELPDVAVITLDEKDIVRHPLVASMLTVL
- the cobT gene encoding cobaltochelatase subunit CobT — its product is MSQNAKALDGGRGESIGDTIRRTTAATLKAMSGHNDLDVGFAAGNGSVRGTEIRLPAPPRTILPADLARLRGTADAIALRLRYHDDTVHVRRMPQLPDARKIYDMVEQARVEALGARLMPGAALNIAEVLEVKARAEGLDRAVRREQVPLADAMRLIAREIFAGLEPPPSARTAVDLWRDEVKAKAGPTLDSLKDLLRDQEAFAKGLHKLLSDLDFGTDQASEAEDSENSEQSSQEQDAQGAGQEKEGEQEGQGPQQEGDTQAPGSSEGSGEDEGSDSGEEMMLTGSGTEEPGGPSKQAQEQLSNSRAFQDQPYKPYTTQYDQIVTAEDLCEPEELNRLRRQLDQQLSHLQGVVAKLANRLQRKLMAQQTRNWDFDLEEGMLDTGRLARIVANPMHSLSFKIEKETNFRDTVVSLLIDNSGSMRGRPITVAAMSADILARTLERCGVKVEVLGFTTRAWKGGSAREKWQAEGKPTNPGRLNDLRHIVYKAADAPWRRVRRNLGLMLREGILKENIDGEALLWAHDRLISRSEQRRILMVISDGAPVDDSTLSANPGNTLEKHLRDVIAFIENRSPVELVAIGIGHDVTRYYRRAVTIMDAEELGGTMMRQLTSLFDDEAEPAGGRRRMR
- a CDS encoding extensin family protein, producing MPHRLTVSILALLLVGACSSPPPRPAPPPILDPDSACLKDLRDHRVAFETQAPFGTPGSCSVANPVKVTADSQASWNRPGVMSCSMARTVDRFETQVVQAAAQRILGQRVAKLHHMGTYNCRTRRTETNVATADSGSRGGRLSEHGKGQAIDVGGFELADGTMISVKKDWRGAGKKSEFLQAVARASCEHFNVVLTPNHNALHADHLHLDIGPHKLCGI
- the aroB gene encoding 3-dehydroquinate synthase — encoded protein: MSAAAEQVLVELGERSYPIHIGPGLLDRAGELVKPKMKGGRALVVTDANVAPHYLERVQRSLAEAGVTTMHTVMPAGEQTKDFKHLEALLDAMLEARSERGIMVVALGGGVVGDLTGFAAAILLRGVDFVQIPTTLLSQVDSSVGGKTGINTRQGKNLIGAFHQPRLVLADTQVLDTLPRRQVLAGYAEVVKYGVIDDEPFFAWLEANGAKVIDGDLEARGYAVAASCRAKARIVGADEREGGVRALLNLGHTFGHALEAETGFSDEMLHGEAVAIGMVMALRLSVRLGLAPAADAERLERHLTAVGLPTTLPKPRLWAVDRLIHHMSGDKKVKDGKVTFVMARGIGKSFLTRDVPETDLASMLAEMAAGR
- a CDS encoding c-type cytochrome domain-containing protein yields the protein MTLRIASIMAGALALLAAGGASAKEPPVSFAEDILPILQVRCSVCHQKGAEGFEKSGFDLTSYEGLMKGTKFGPMVVAGDPTTSNLMVLIDGRADKSIQMPHGKKKLTSCDRDLIRRWIKQGAQNN
- a CDS encoding YbjQ family protein, which codes for MMIITTTDSVEDKRITAYLGIVCGNAVMGTNIFRDMLASVRDIVGGRSGSYENILREAKEAALGDLTAQAAQLGADAVVAVDLDYETIGGDGKTMLIVSANGTAVKLG
- a CDS encoding shikimate kinase codes for the protein MADELARLAPLLSGRIGRTVVLVGLMGAGKSCVGRRLAARLGLDFQDSDAEFEAASGSTISDYFARFGEAAFRVGERKVIARLLDGPPVILATGGGAFVDPATRQRIKDTGTSVWIRADLELLLKRTVGRDHRPLLKQGDPREILGRLMGARYPIYAEADIIVDSTDEVPEATVIRVMEGLITYLDPEKNS
- the mog gene encoding molybdopterin adenylyltransferase encodes the protein MTDQPVAIGVVTISDRASRGVYEDKGGPAIIAEMNRFLSTPWRPVARVVEDEQALIEATLKELADVEGCSLIVTTGGTGPAPRDVTPEATEAVCDKMMPGFGELMRAESLKVVPTAILSRQTAGIRGRSLIINLPGKPSAIADCLNAVMAAVPYCIDLIGGAFIDTNPAVCKAFRPKK
- a CDS encoding HlyC/CorC family transporter yields the protein MDENTLSLIAIILLQAMSAFFAGSETALTAVSKPVMHQLEMDGSRRALLVNRLTDKRDRLIGSLLLGNNMVNILASSLATGALVSMFGDAGIAYATAGMTVIVVIFGEVLPKTYAIYHANRTALLVAAPVTGVVWALTPFVRAIEAVVRGVFRLFGASYAASVTLESSMMELKGAIEVHAGEDEVREERRMLRSILELGDVEVGQVMTHRRGVVTVDAGLPAPEILELVVNSPFSRVPLWKDDPDNIVGVVHAKDLLRALRALEGEADNLDVVELASTPWFIPDSTTLLEQLQAFRSRREHFALVVDEYGTLMGVVTLEDILEEIVGDIVDEHDVAVAGVRPQSDGSYIVDGSVTIRDLNRQFEWRLPDEEAATIAGLILHEARQIPDVGQVFRFYGFRFEIARRQRNQITSIRVMPPAPAVQD
- a CDS encoding sensor histidine kinase → MAGGYGEKEPDAARPSRLPRPRLLLALIIAIAVLGGIAGLATLTWFDYQATLADWSTNLRLSARLVESHTRAAHGASHAHLGTVIAHLGDRPLADLRASGKDREWLDNLLTSLPHGVGAAIHDERGDPVLAIDRLGLFAANAIQRDYFTRAMKRPDHTVMSAVVPGRGDQGRVIIFSRAIPGGGGRPRGVAEIAINTDYFIGFYRDMQPEPRSIFLVSHTDGGLVARYPLPEATFTRFDTTKAPFTDFAREQAGVFRSTSVVDGIERLVAFRNLTDMEMVVASGTPIEAVFREWEIRSRRNALLFVTAMALMLILAAITSESLRHEARLLTTGERRTRELTNALTEKDVLFQEVHHRVKNNLQVISSLLTMQSLHVTDEKVKATLKDALDRIHSMGLVHQTLYERNLASNVDLGTYFGKLAEALAGSYSSSPGGVTVEVEVEGILDLERAVPLGMLANEVLSNAMKHAFSDGRRGTIWITLMREAGEWHFTVRDNGVGMPDKPGRGIGIGLIRALSRQLGGRSHIFVDEGTVVSVTFPA